The Dioscorea cayenensis subsp. rotundata cultivar TDr96_F1 unplaced genomic scaffold, TDr96_F1_v2_PseudoChromosome.rev07_lg8_w22 25.fasta BLBR01002232.1, whole genome shotgun sequence genome includes a region encoding these proteins:
- the LOC120257626 gene encoding receptor-like protein 51 isoform X2: protein MKLKIQQHITLMVMVMVIIFLPISNSISPSLSPIQSPSPSSPLDPKQLKALHFLGLSSHNPCSNPSSHHNATSCDSSHPFRHIISLTLSNCTSSSSFPSLSLSLRSFSSLSSLSFINCSIPSPRHLPSSLHSFTSNSSLRHLSSLLLSRLHNLTSLSILSVPITGSGLPLILSQMPHLVSLTISQSNLSGPLPSSLFSLPLTHLDLSSNNLNGTLPIFPPSSTHLQYLNLENNNFHGVIPYNSSFITHLQLFKISGNPNLCYNHSILSSKLSLGVAKCDQYGLPISPPPAADSPRKSNSDDSLDDEDDGSLKSTNA, encoded by the exons ATGAAGCTCAAAATCCAACAACACATCACTCTCATGGTCATGGTCATGGTCATCATCTTCCTCCCAATCTCCAACTCCATCTCCCCATCTCTCTCTCCCATCCAATCTCCATCTCCCTCCTCCCCTCTCGACCCTAAACAACTCAAAGCTCTCCACTTTCTCGGCCTCTCCTCTCACAATCCCTGCTCCAATCCCTCCTCTCACCACAACGCCACCTCCTGCGACTCCTCCCATCCTTTTCGCCACATCATCTCTCTCACCCTCTCCAACtgcacctcctcctcctccttccctTCTCTTTCCCTTTCTCTCCGCTCCTTCTCCTCCCTCTCCTCTCTCTCCTTCATCAACTGCTCCATCCCTTCTCCTCGCCATCTCCCTTCCTCTCTCCACTCCTTCACCTCCAACTCCTCTCTCCGCCACCTCTCCTCCCTCCTCCTCTCCCGTCTCCACAACCTCACCTCCCTCTCCATCCTCTCCGTCCCCATCACCGGCTCTGGTCTCCCTCTAATCCTCTCCCAAATGCCCCACCTCGTCTCCCTCACCATTTCCCAATCCAACCTCTCCGGCCCACTCCCCTCCTCCCTCTTCTCCCTCCCTCTCACCCATCTCGACCTCAGCTCCAACAACCTCAATGGCACTCTCCCCATCTTCCCGCCCTCCTCCACCCATCTCCAATACCTCAACCTCGAGAACAACAACTTCCACGGCGTCATCCCTTACAACTCCTCATTCATCACCCATCTTCAGCTCTTCAAAATCTCCGGCAATCCCAACCTTTGCTACAACCACTCCATCCTCTCCTCCAAGCTCAGTCTCGGTGTCGCCAAGTGTGACCAGTATGGCTTACCAATCTCTCCACCACCAGCGGCTGACTCACCCCGCAAGTCAAACTCCGACGACTCTCTTGACGATGAGGATGATGGAAGCTTGAAAAGCACTAATG CTTGA
- the LOC120257626 gene encoding receptor-like protein 51 isoform X3, with amino-acid sequence MKLKIQQHITLMVMVMVIIFLPISNSISPSLSPIQSPSPSSPLDPKQLKALHFLGLSSHNPCSNPSSHHNATSCDSSHPFRHIISLTLSNCTSSSSFPSLSLSLRSFSSLSSLSFINCSIPSPRHLPSSLHSFTSNSSLRHLSSLLLSRLHNLTSLSILSVPITGSGLPLILSQMPHLVSLTISQSNLSGPLPSSLFSLPLTHLDLSSNNLNGTLPIFPPSSTHLQYLNLENNNFHGVIPYNSSFITHLQLFKISGNPNLCYNHSILSSKLSLGVAKCDQYGLPISPPPAADSPRKSNSDDSLDDEDDGSLKSTNV; translated from the exons ATGAAGCTCAAAATCCAACAACACATCACTCTCATGGTCATGGTCATGGTCATCATCTTCCTCCCAATCTCCAACTCCATCTCCCCATCTCTCTCTCCCATCCAATCTCCATCTCCCTCCTCCCCTCTCGACCCTAAACAACTCAAAGCTCTCCACTTTCTCGGCCTCTCCTCTCACAATCCCTGCTCCAATCCCTCCTCTCACCACAACGCCACCTCCTGCGACTCCTCCCATCCTTTTCGCCACATCATCTCTCTCACCCTCTCCAACtgcacctcctcctcctccttccctTCTCTTTCCCTTTCTCTCCGCTCCTTCTCCTCCCTCTCCTCTCTCTCCTTCATCAACTGCTCCATCCCTTCTCCTCGCCATCTCCCTTCCTCTCTCCACTCCTTCACCTCCAACTCCTCTCTCCGCCACCTCTCCTCCCTCCTCCTCTCCCGTCTCCACAACCTCACCTCCCTCTCCATCCTCTCCGTCCCCATCACCGGCTCTGGTCTCCCTCTAATCCTCTCCCAAATGCCCCACCTCGTCTCCCTCACCATTTCCCAATCCAACCTCTCCGGCCCACTCCCCTCCTCCCTCTTCTCCCTCCCTCTCACCCATCTCGACCTCAGCTCCAACAACCTCAATGGCACTCTCCCCATCTTCCCGCCCTCCTCCACCCATCTCCAATACCTCAACCTCGAGAACAACAACTTCCACGGCGTCATCCCTTACAACTCCTCATTCATCACCCATCTTCAGCTCTTCAAAATCTCCGGCAATCCCAACCTTTGCTACAACCACTCCATCCTCTCCTCCAAGCTCAGTCTCGGTGTCGCCAAGTGTGACCAGTATGGCTTACCAATCTCTCCACCACCAGCGGCTGACTCACCCCGCAAGTCAAACTCCGACGACTCTCTTGACGATGAGGATGATGGAAGCTTGAAAAGCACTAATG tgtAG
- the LOC120257626 gene encoding receptor-like protein 51 isoform X1: MKLKIQQHITLMVMVMVIIFLPISNSISPSLSPIQSPSPSSPLDPKQLKALHFLGLSSHNPCSNPSSHHNATSCDSSHPFRHIISLTLSNCTSSSSFPSLSLSLRSFSSLSSLSFINCSIPSPRHLPSSLHSFTSNSSLRHLSSLLLSRLHNLTSLSILSVPITGSGLPLILSQMPHLVSLTISQSNLSGPLPSSLFSLPLTHLDLSSNNLNGTLPIFPPSSTHLQYLNLENNNFHGVIPYNSSFITHLQLFKISGNPNLCYNHSILSSKLSLGVAKCDQYGLPISPPPAADSPRKSNSDDSLDDEDDGSLKSTNGEHHGGGGPNKLVLGVAITLSFLVFLVIFLLCISKACGCR, from the coding sequence ATGAAGCTCAAAATCCAACAACACATCACTCTCATGGTCATGGTCATGGTCATCATCTTCCTCCCAATCTCCAACTCCATCTCCCCATCTCTCTCTCCCATCCAATCTCCATCTCCCTCCTCCCCTCTCGACCCTAAACAACTCAAAGCTCTCCACTTTCTCGGCCTCTCCTCTCACAATCCCTGCTCCAATCCCTCCTCTCACCACAACGCCACCTCCTGCGACTCCTCCCATCCTTTTCGCCACATCATCTCTCTCACCCTCTCCAACtgcacctcctcctcctccttccctTCTCTTTCCCTTTCTCTCCGCTCCTTCTCCTCCCTCTCCTCTCTCTCCTTCATCAACTGCTCCATCCCTTCTCCTCGCCATCTCCCTTCCTCTCTCCACTCCTTCACCTCCAACTCCTCTCTCCGCCACCTCTCCTCCCTCCTCCTCTCCCGTCTCCACAACCTCACCTCCCTCTCCATCCTCTCCGTCCCCATCACCGGCTCTGGTCTCCCTCTAATCCTCTCCCAAATGCCCCACCTCGTCTCCCTCACCATTTCCCAATCCAACCTCTCCGGCCCACTCCCCTCCTCCCTCTTCTCCCTCCCTCTCACCCATCTCGACCTCAGCTCCAACAACCTCAATGGCACTCTCCCCATCTTCCCGCCCTCCTCCACCCATCTCCAATACCTCAACCTCGAGAACAACAACTTCCACGGCGTCATCCCTTACAACTCCTCATTCATCACCCATCTTCAGCTCTTCAAAATCTCCGGCAATCCCAACCTTTGCTACAACCACTCCATCCTCTCCTCCAAGCTCAGTCTCGGTGTCGCCAAGTGTGACCAGTATGGCTTACCAATCTCTCCACCACCAGCGGCTGACTCACCCCGCAAGTCAAACTCCGACGACTCTCTTGACGATGAGGATGATGGAAGCTTGAAAAGCACTAATGGTGAGCATCATGGTGGTGGAGGCCCTAACAAGCTTGTGCTCGGAGTCGCCATTACTCTGTCTTTCTTGGTTTTCCTTGTTATTTTCCTACTCTGCATTTCCAAAGCTTGCGGTTGCCGTTGA